The Diadema setosum chromosome 1, eeDiaSeto1, whole genome shotgun sequence genome has a window encoding:
- the LOC140227128 gene encoding ribonuclease Oy-like, translated as MKTAGVGPEINRKQQTVNGDHLTVRCCGDIKDSRAGAGNFIVFMCSEVTPDFYISKMGIRILVVAIIVRLCVLNSRKVYAWPIIGPSAVGMFSRQSTTGLRSLESQFDNIVSHLKQVTSTNDSYHQFSKSVPSATASQEQVHTRTRANVTSSYKRDRLNKLLRNRSTKSSWTELVLTIQWPQTFCMAYNSSATHEDDRCVVPESQSNWTLHGLWPSNPGEIGPVSCNNSWQFDVKKVSDLVPQLEKDWPDFLLLDHYYSLWAHEWDKHGTCASDLPTLYGEHKYFETTLKLKQQYDILSILESHGITPDMEKVYEFQEIFDAVRYTVGTDPIINCLYDPGTKKVYLSEVELCLDKQFGLVDCQPVDAAARGTQVEDENCSRDKNIMYPPRE; from the exons ATGAAAACGGCGGGGGTCGGGCCAGAAATCAATCGTAAACAACAAACAGTGAACGGTGATCACCTGACGGTGCGGTGCTGCGGTGATATAAAAGACAGTCGTGCTGGAGCTGGTAATTTCATTGTGTTCATGTGCTCAGAAGTGACGCCCGATTTCTACATCAGCAAGATGGGTATTCGCATACTAGTGGTGGCAATCATTGTCAGGCTCTGTGTTTTGAACTCTCGCAAGGTTTATGCATGGCCCATCATCGGTCCCTCGGCGGTAGGGATGTTTTCACGACAGAGTACCACTGGGCTGAGGTCATTGGAATCACAATTTGACAATATCGTGAGCCATTTGAAACAAGTTACTTCAACAAATGACAGCTACCACCAGTTCTCGAAATCTGTCCCATCAGCTACAGCAAGCCAAGAACAAGTCCATACACGAACACGTGCCAACGTCACATCAAGTTACAAGCGAGACAGGTTAAATAAGTTGTTAAGAAacag ATCTACCAAATCAAGCTGGACCGAACTGGTTCTCACCATACAGTGGCCTCAGACGTTCTGTATGGCGTACAAT AGCTCTGCAACTCATGAAGATGACAGGTGTGTTGTGCCGGAATCACAATCAAACTGGACCCTTCATGGCCTGTG GCCATCAAATCCAGGAGAGATTGGACCAGTATCCTGCAACAACTCGTGGCAGTTTGATGTCAAAAAAGTCTCT GATCTAGTGCCACAGTTGGAAAAGGACTGGCCAGACTTTTTACTCCTGGATCACTACTATTCACTGTG GGCACATGAGTGGGACAAACATGGCACCTGTGCATCCGATCTACCAACCCTGTATGGAGAGCACAAATACTTTGAGACCACCCTCAAACTGAAGCAACAGTATGACATTCTTTC AATTCTGGAGAGTCATGGAATCACACCAGACATGGAGAAGGTCTACGAGTTCCAGGAGATATTCGACGCAGTCAGATACACAGTGGGGACAGACCCCATTATCAATTGCCTATATGATCCG GGGACCAAAAAGGTGTATCTGTCCGAAGTTGAGCTCTGCTTGGACAAACAGTTTGGTCTCGTTGACTGTCAGCCTGTTGATGCAGCAGCCAGGGGGACACAGGTTGAGGATGAGAACTGCTCTCGTGACAAAAATATCATGTATCCACCAAGAGAGTAG